The following coding sequences are from one Longimicrobium sp. window:
- a CDS encoding ArsO family NAD(P)H-dependent flavin-containing monooxygenase, whose product MTEHVDVVVIGGGQAGLAVGYYLRRTPLSWVVLDAQDGPGGAWRHGWHGLRLFSPARFSSLPGWVMPGGTDDYPSRAEVLDYLTAYERRYELPVRRLVRVDAVHREGNGFRVVADAGTWRTRAVVSATGTWSRPFIPDVPGRDDFQGVQLHSARYATPDAFAGKRVLVVGGGNSGAQILAEVSRVADATWVTLAEPAFLPDWVDGRYLFGQATAAYRALQEGREPPPRVELGDIVMVPPVREARDRGALGSVRPFVRMTAGGVVWPDGREEPVDAVIWCTGFRPALDHLRPLDVTDAEGQIAVEGTRSVREPRLWLVGYGNWTGFASATLIGVGRTARATVAEIAAELA is encoded by the coding sequence ATGACGGAACACGTGGACGTGGTGGTGATCGGCGGCGGCCAGGCGGGGCTGGCTGTGGGCTACTACCTGCGCCGGACGCCGCTGTCGTGGGTCGTCCTGGATGCGCAGGACGGGCCGGGCGGAGCGTGGCGGCACGGGTGGCACGGCCTGCGCCTGTTTTCCCCCGCGCGGTTCAGCTCGCTTCCCGGATGGGTGATGCCGGGCGGCACCGATGACTATCCCTCGCGTGCGGAGGTGCTGGACTACCTGACCGCGTACGAGCGGCGGTACGAGCTGCCCGTCCGCCGCCTCGTCCGCGTCGACGCCGTCCACCGCGAGGGCAATGGCTTCCGCGTCGTGGCGGATGCGGGCACCTGGCGCACGCGGGCAGTGGTGAGCGCGACGGGCACGTGGAGCCGGCCGTTCATCCCGGATGTTCCCGGCCGCGACGACTTCCAGGGCGTGCAACTCCACTCCGCGCGGTACGCCACGCCCGATGCGTTCGCGGGCAAGCGGGTGCTGGTTGTGGGCGGCGGCAACTCGGGCGCGCAGATCCTGGCGGAGGTGTCGCGGGTGGCGGATGCCACGTGGGTGACGCTGGCGGAGCCCGCCTTTCTGCCGGACTGGGTGGACGGCCGGTACCTGTTCGGCCAGGCGACGGCGGCGTATCGGGCGCTGCAGGAGGGCAGGGAACCACCGCCACGCGTGGAGCTGGGCGACATCGTGATGGTGCCGCCGGTGCGCGAAGCGCGGGACCGCGGGGCGCTGGGGTCCGTTCGCCCCTTCGTGCGGATGACGGCGGGCGGCGTGGTGTGGCCGGACGGGCGTGAGGAGCCGGTGGACGCGGTGATCTGGTGCACGGGATTCCGCCCCGCGCTGGACCACCTGCGGCCGCTGGATGTGACGGATGCGGAAGGGCAGATCGCCGTGGAGGGAACGCGCTCGGTCCGCGAGCCGCGGCTGTGGCTGGTGGGCTACGGCAACTGGACCGGCTTCGCCTCCGCCACCCTGATCGGCGTGGGCCGAACCGCGCGCGCCACGGTCGCCGAGATTGCGGCCGAACTGGCCTGA